CGAGACTTTGCCATGATCCTGCATCAGCCGCTTCTTCCAGTAATAAAACTGATGGAGCTTGAGACCGTGTTTTTGGCAATAGGCTTTTTGCGTAAGGCCGCTCTGGCGGCATCGGGCGAGGTGATGCTCCCAGAACCGACGTTTGGCTTTGGGATCGGACAGGTCTTGGCTTGGTGCGAAAAAACGATCTTCTCGGCTCTTCG
This portion of the Desulfatibacillum aliphaticivorans DSM 15576 genome encodes:
- the tnpA gene encoding IS66 family insertion sequence element accessory protein TnpA, with the protein product MSQEAIYPTKSREDRFFAPSQDLSDPKAKRRFWEHHLARCRQSGLTQKAYCQKHGLKLHQFYYWKKRLMQDHGKVS